The genomic stretch TGCCAGACGCTGGCCGACCTGATGACGATGCGCGAGAAGCGCGGGCGGGACTTGCGTGGGCTGAAGGTCGCGGTCTCGTGGGCGTACGCGCCGAGCTACGCCAAGCCGCTCTCCGTGCCCCAGGGGCTGATCATGCTGCTGCCGCGCTTCGGCATTGACGTCACCCTGGCGCATCCGCCGGAGTACTTCCTGATGCCGCAAACAATGAAGGCCGCGCAGGACAATGCCCGGCGCTGCGGCACAAAGTTCGAAGTCACCCATAACATGGACGACTCCTTCCGCAACGCCGATGTGGTCATCCCCAAGAGTTGGGGCTGCCTCGACACCATGGGCCAGAACCCGCAGGAGTCGCTGCGCATTGCGACCCAGTACAAGCACTGGATCTGCGACGCCAACCGGCTGAAGCTCGCCAAGAATGACGCGCTCTACATGCACCCGCTGCCTGCCGATCGCGGCAACGAGGTGACCGACGAAGTGATCGACGGTCCGCACTCCGTGGTGTACGACGAAGCGGAAAACCGGCTGCACACCTGCAAGTCGATCATGGCGCTGACCATGGCCGGCGAGGAAATCGAGTACGAAGAGGAGCCGGCCGCGGCCGCACGGGCATGATTGAGTCCCTCGTGATCGCGCTCGGCGGCAATGCCATCACCCGTCCCGGCGAGCGCGGAACTATTCCGCAGCAGTTCGCACACACACGCGAAACTCTGCAGCACCTGGTGCCGTTGTTTCGCAGCGAGCGCCGCATCGTCATCACCCACGGCAACGGCCCGCAGATCGGCAACATCCTGATCCGTTCCGAGGAAGGCGAGCGCCGCGTGCCGCCGCTCCCGCTCGATACCTGCGTTTCCGACTCGCAGGGCGGCATGGGCTACATGATCCAGCGCGTCGCCGACGAGATGTTCCGCCGTGAAGGCATTCGCCGCGAGTGCGCCACCGTGATCACGCAGGTGCTGGTCGATCGTAACGACCCTGATTTCGAGCACCCTTCGAAACCGGTGGGCTCCTTTCATACCACCGAGGAGTTGGAGAAATTGCGCGTCGACAAGCCGCACTGGCGCATGAAGGAAATTGAAGCCGGCCGCTGGCGGCGCGTGGTCCCCTCGCCGCGTCCCATCGATATTCTGGAAAAGGAATCGATCGCGGCGATGCTGGCGGCCGGGGTCGTCGTGGTGGCATGCGGCGGCGGCGGCATTCCGGTGGCCTGGGATGGCGAGCGACTGGTAGGCGTCGAAGGAGTAATCGACAAGGACCTTGCGTCCTGCTTGCTCGCCAAGCAGGTGCGCGCGAACAAGCTGATTATCGTAACCTCGGTCGACCAGGTGGCGGTTTCCTACCGCAAGCCGGAACAGCAGTGGCTCTCCAACTTGACCATCGAAAGTGCGCGCGGGCACCTCGACGCCGGTGAATTTCCGCGTGGCTCCATGGGTCCCAAGATCGAGGCCGCCATTGATTTCCTGGAGAACGGCGGCGAGGAGTGCATCATCACCTCGACCGAAAAATGCGCCGATGCGGTCGAGGGCAACGGCGGAACGCACATCGTCGCCGCCTGGGGAAACCGCTCGCTTTCGTTCAACGCGCCATGATCATCGAGAATGCCCGGATTCTGACTTTCGACTCGCGCAACCGCGTGTTGGATTGCGGCCGGGTCGAAGTGCGCGAAGGCTGTGTGGCGCGTGTTTCTGACACGCGATCAAAGGTCGACGACCCAGACCACACCGATGGGGAGCGCCTCGACGCTCGCGGGCGCCTGCTCATGCCCGCTCTCATCAACTGCCACACTCATCTCTACAGCACGCTGGCCCGCGGAATCTCGCTGCCGGGTGCGCCGCCGAAGAACTTTCCCGAGATTTTGAAGAAACTCTGGTGGCGGCTCGACCGCGCGCTGAACGAACAAGACGTTTATTACAGCGCGCTGGTGGGGGTCATGGATTCGGCGCGCTGCGGCGTGGGCACGCTGGTGGACCATCACTCCAGTCCGTCGGTGGTAAAGGGCAGTCTTGACTTGATCGAGCGCGCGTTCCGCGAAGTCGGATTGCGCGGTGTCCTGTGCTATGAAACCACCGACCGCAATGGTCCGGCGAATGCTCAGGAAGGATTGGACGAGAATGTTCGGTACATCGAGCGTGCACGGCGTTCAGACAGCCTGGTGAATGCCAGCTTCGGCCTGCACGCGTCGTTCACGCTCAGCGACCGCACGCTACGCCGCTGCGTCGAAACCAACCAATCCCTCAAAGCCGGCTTTCACGTGCATGTTTCCGAAGACGGCAGCGACAACAAGGATGCCCGCAAGAAGTACGGCAAGTCGCCGGTTCGCCGCCTGCGCGACATGGGTGTGCTTGACGACCGCGCGCTGGCGGCACATTGCATTCACGTCAGCGGTGCCGACATCGCGGCGCTGGCGCGGCACAAGATCAACGTGGTTCACAACCCGCAATCGAATTGCAATAATGCGGTGGGGACGGCGCGAGTTCTGGAAATGATCAAGGCGGGCGTACTGGTCGGACTTGGCTCCGACGGCTACAGCCCGCGCATATGGGATGAATTCAAGACCGCCTTCCACGTCCAAAAAATGCGCGCCGGTGACCCGCGTGTCGCCTCCAGCGAAGCATTCGCACTGGCCTTGTTAAACAATCGCACCATCGCCAAGAAAGTTTGGGACTTGGACGTGGGCCGGGTCGAAGAAGGCGCGCGCGCCGATCTCGTTCTCTACGACTACTTCCCGCCCACACCGCTCACCAACGAGAACATCTTCGGCCACGCTCTGTTCGGCATTGCGCACGCGCCGGTGAATTCGCTGATCGTGAACGGCCGCTTCGTCATTCGCGATCGGCAATTCGTTAACCTTGACGAGCGCGCAGTGGCGGAGAAGGCCAGCGCCTGCGCGCGCGAACTCTGGAGAAGATTCTGATGCCAGCTCCCCGCCTGAAATCCGAGTTCGGCCTCGGTCCGACCTATCACGAGATGCTTCATCCCGAAACACTGCCGGCGCCCATCCGCCAAAAAGCAATGGCGGCACAGGCCGATGAACTCGACCCGATGAATTTGTACAACATCACATGGCGCGAACCCGACAACCGGATCCGTCACATCGTGCTGCCGCAGACGCTCACCGGGGTGCAAGCGAACATTGTCGTGTTAGTGGGCCGCGAATTTCCCTCGGGCAGCCACAAAGTAGGGCCGGCGTATGCGACGCTGATGGAGGGCGAGTTGGCGGACGAAATCCGTCCTGGCGAGAACACCATCATCGGACCGTCCACCGGCAACTTCGGCATCGGCGTGGCCTACATCTCGAAGCTGAAGGGATATCCCGCCGTGGTCATCATGCCCGAACAGATGAGCGCGGAACGCTATCAGCGCATCCGGCAGTACGGCGGAAAGCTGGACCTTACGCCGGGTTCCGAGAGCGACGTCATTCTGGTGCTGGAGCGCACCGAGGAATACAAGAAGGACGCGCAAAACAAGGTATTGGCGCAATTCGAGCTGCTGCCGAACTACCGTTTCCACCGCCATGTTACGGGCGGC from Terriglobales bacterium encodes the following:
- a CDS encoding ornithine carbamoyltransferase, translated to MLKKALFKGKDYITTEEWSDGQIETLLAVSYDLKRKFKHRVPHRYLPDQTIFLMFFDKSTRTRNSFEAGITQLGGHAHFLTADVMQVSHGESPKDTGIILSRYGHAIAIRHDLIPGEGNAYMREVAKWADVPVINMQCDVDHPCQTLADLMTMREKRGRDLRGLKVAVSWAYAPSYAKPLSVPQGLIMLLPRFGIDVTLAHPPEYFLMPQTMKAAQDNARRCGTKFEVTHNMDDSFRNADVVIPKSWGCLDTMGQNPQESLRIATQYKHWICDANRLKLAKNDALYMHPLPADRGNEVTDEVIDGPHSVVYDEAENRLHTCKSIMALTMAGEEIEYEEEPAAAARA
- a CDS encoding carbamate kinase, which produces MIESLVIALGGNAITRPGERGTIPQQFAHTRETLQHLVPLFRSERRIVITHGNGPQIGNILIRSEEGERRVPPLPLDTCVSDSQGGMGYMIQRVADEMFRREGIRRECATVITQVLVDRNDPDFEHPSKPVGSFHTTEELEKLRVDKPHWRMKEIEAGRWRRVVPSPRPIDILEKESIAAMLAAGVVVVACGGGGIPVAWDGERLVGVEGVIDKDLASCLLAKQVRANKLIIVTSVDQVAVSYRKPEQQWLSNLTIESARGHLDAGEFPRGSMGPKIEAAIDFLENGGEECIITSTEKCADAVEGNGGTHIVAAWGNRSLSFNAP
- the ssnA gene encoding putative aminohydrolase SsnA, which translates into the protein MIIENARILTFDSRNRVLDCGRVEVREGCVARVSDTRSKVDDPDHTDGERLDARGRLLMPALINCHTHLYSTLARGISLPGAPPKNFPEILKKLWWRLDRALNEQDVYYSALVGVMDSARCGVGTLVDHHSSPSVVKGSLDLIERAFREVGLRGVLCYETTDRNGPANAQEGLDENVRYIERARRSDSLVNASFGLHASFTLSDRTLRRCVETNQSLKAGFHVHVSEDGSDNKDARKKYGKSPVRRLRDMGVLDDRALAAHCIHVSGADIAALARHKINVVHNPQSNCNNAVGTARVLEMIKAGVLVGLGSDGYSPRIWDEFKTAFHVQKMRAGDPRVASSEAFALALLNNRTIAKKVWDLDVGRVEEGARADLVLYDYFPPTPLTNENIFGHALFGIAHAPVNSLIVNGRFVIRDRQFVNLDERAVAEKASACARELWRRF